From Bradyrhizobium sp. sBnM-33:
CAGCCACGGCTTGCTGTTGCATGCGATGGCCGCCGTGGATGCCGCCAGTGACGCCTGTCTGGGGCTGGTAGGCGGGAAGATTTGGACGCGCCAGGGCCGGGTTACGGTGCCGCACGATCAGCGGCCACTGGAGCAGAAGGAGTCGGAACGTTGGATCAGCACGGCCCATCGAGCCAAGCAGGTGCTCTCTGCGGCCACGATGGTCACGGTGATCGACGATCGCGAGGGCGACATCTATGCCAAATGGGCGAGCGTATCGGCCTCAAACTTCCATCTGTTGACGCGGAGCATGCATGATCGCGTGCTGGCCGACGGTGCAAGCATGTATGCCACCGCCAGCAGTTGGCCCGTCGTCGACACTGCCACCATCGACGTTGTGGCGCGTGCCGATCGGCCCGCCCGACAGGCCAAGCTGGTGCTGCGGTTGGGTCGGGTCACCCTCAGAAGGCCGCAGAACGCGTCTGCCGACTTACCGCGGACAGTCGAACTCGCTTTGGTCGAGGTCGTTGAAGTCGATCCGCCAGCGGGCGTCGAGCCGCTGCACTGGTACCTGCTGACGACCCATGACGTGAACGATGTCGCGTCTGCCTGGCAGATCGTCAACTGGTACAAAAAGCGTTGGATTATCGAGCAGCTGTTCCGCCTGATCAAAACGCAGGGGCTGCAACTCGAAGACAGCCGGATCGAAACCGCCGATCGGCTGCTCAAGCTCACCGCGATCGCCGCCAAGGCTGCCGTCGTGATCCTGCAACTGGTTCAGGCTCGCGACGGACGCAGCGCCGAACCTGCCAGCAACGCGTTCAACAAAGAGCAGATCAAGCTGCTCGCCGCACTGGCCACCAAGTACGAAGGCAGAACCAAACTCCAAAGCAATCCACATCGCCCGCAAACCTTGGCTTGGGCCTCATGGATCATTGCTCGCCTCGGCGGATGGGATGGATACCCTCGCACCAAACCCGGCCCCATCACCATGAGGCATGGCCTCCAATACTTCTTGGGCGTGGCTTCCGCCTGGGAGACCCTCAAAGATGTGTGAATCAGCTAGTCTCTTCGGGGGGAACCAAGGCCAAAGCTCGGGCAGGTCGTGCCGCGAGATCGCGGACCCGTATTCCGTTAAGCTTTCCGCTTAAGACTGTCTCAATACGCAACAATTATTGAGTATCTGTCGGCCCGCCATTACCGTTAAGAGACTAGCGGGTTTGCGACGCATTTCGTCGATTTGGGGATTTTGAACCGCATGTGCGGCATTGTCGGCATTCTCGGACGCGCTCCAGTCGCGGAGCTCCTGGTAGATTCACTCAAACGGCTTGAATATCGCGGTTATGATTCCGCCGGCGTCGCCACGCTGGAAGGCGATCACCTTGAGCGCCGCCGCGCCGAGGGCAAGCTGAAGAACCTCGAGAAGCGGCTGGATGCGGAACCGCTGAAGGGGCACACCGGAATCGGGCACACCCGCTGGGCGACGCACGGCAAGCCGACCGAGAACAATGCGCACCCGCACGCGACCGATCGCGTCGCCGTGGTTCACAACGGCATCATCGAGAATTTCCGCGAGTTGCGCGAGGCGCTGGAGAAGAAGGGCACGGTCTTCAAGACCGAGACCGATACCGAGATCGTTCTGCATCTCGTCGATAGCCTGCTGCAGAAGGGCATCAAGCCGGTCGAAGCGGTGCGGGCGACGCTGTCGGAATTGCGCGGCGCATTCGCGCTCGGTTTCATCTTCGCCGGCGACGACGATCTGATGATCGGCGCCCGCAACGGCCCGCCGCTGGCGATCGGTCACGGCGACGGCGAAATGTATCTGGGATCGGACGCGATCGCGCTCGGGCCGTTCAC
This genomic window contains:
- a CDS encoding IS4 family transposase codes for the protein MSLEALLAGWGEQTAVAAAGRHVLAIQDTSEINFRTQPERRRGLGEIGKGNSHGLLLHAMAAVDAASDACLGLVGGKIWTRQGRVTVPHDQRPLEQKESERWISTAHRAKQVLSAATMVTVIDDREGDIYAKWASVSASNFHLLTRSMHDRVLADGASMYATASSWPVVDTATIDVVARADRPARQAKLVLRLGRVTLRRPQNASADLPRTVELALVEVVEVDPPAGVEPLHWYLLTTHDVNDVASAWQIVNWYKKRWIIEQLFRLIKTQGLQLEDSRIETADRLLKLTAIAAKAAVVILQLVQARDGRSAEPASNAFNKEQIKLLAALATKYEGRTKLQSNPHRPQTLAWASWIIARLGGWDGYPRTKPGPITMRHGLQYFLGVASAWETLKDV